Proteins encoded in a region of the Lathamus discolor isolate bLatDis1 chromosome Z, bLatDis1.hap1, whole genome shotgun sequence genome:
- the PLCG2 gene encoding 1-phosphatidylinositol 4,5-bisphosphate phosphodiesterase gamma-2 isoform X2 yields MPRKSIDYGVLPEYEKSQIKRTLELGTVMTVFSLKKSSPERRTIQVIMETRQVAWSKTADKIEGFLDLLEIKEIRPGKNSKDFERCKAKQREEHCFTIFYGTQFVLNTLSLAADSKDDADKWLCGLNILYQEVMSAPTPAITESWLRKQIYSVDQTRRNSISLRELKTVLPQVNFKVSSMKFLKDRFAEIGAHKEELSFEQFHLFYKKIMFEQQKSILDEFKKDSSVFILGNTDRPDASAVHLHDFQRFLLREQQESWAHDLSKVRERMTKFIDDTMRETAEPFLFVDEFLTYLFAKENSIWDEKYDSIDVQDMNNPLSHYWISSSHNTYLTGDQLRSESSTEAYVRCLRMGCRCIELDCWDGPDGKPIIYHGWTRTTKIKFDDVVQAIKDHAFVASEYPLILSIEEHCSVEQQRHMAKVFKEVFGDQLLMKPVEASADQLPSPTQLKEKIIIKHKKLGPKGDIDVNLEDKKEEKNQQGELYMWDTIEQKWTRHYCAIADEKLSFSDDIEQNADEELTKEVKRTELHLKEKWFHGKMKEGRTTAEKLLQEYCAEMGGKDGTFLVRESEAFPNDCTLSFWRSGRVQHCRIRSSSDGDTVKYYLTDNLTFDSIYDLIQHYKEALLRCAEFELRLTDAVPNPSPHETKDWYYSNLSRGEAEDMLMRIPRDGAFLIRKRDEPDSFAMTFRAEGKVKHFRIQQEGRHFVLGTSAYFESLVELVTYYEKHPLYRKMKLRYPVTEELLERYSMEKDINSLYDVKMYVEPSEITPTVPQRTVKALYDYTAKRSDELSFSQGALIHNVTKETGGWWKGDYGEKVQHYFPSNYVEDLSSENSAELENQIIEDNPLGSLCRGILVLNSYNVVKMPQGKHKKPFVFILEPKNPEDPCVEFATDKVEELFEWYQSIREITWKTTEEENRRKYWEKNQLIAIELSDLVIYCKPTSKTKDNLENPDFKEIRSFVETKAESIVKQKPAELLKYNLKGLTRVYPKGQRVDSSNYDPFRLWLCGSQMVALNFQTPDKYMQLNHALFSLNGRTGYVLQPESMRNEEYDPMPNDSKRKLQMIMTVRVLGARHLPKPGRSIACPFVEVEICGAEYDNNKFKTTVMTMVLIRFGLPVQSK; encoded by the exons TGGATCTgttggaaataaaagaaattcgCCCAGGAAAGAATTCAAAGGACTTTGAGCgttgcaaagcaaaacaaagagaagaacactgttttactattttttatgGTACCCAGTTTGTTCTCAACACCTTAAGTTTAGCAg ctgactCTAAAGATGATGCTGATAAATGGTTGTGTGGCTTGAATATCTTGTATCAAGAGGTCATGAGTGCTCCCACACCTGCGATCACAGAGAG CTGGCTGAGAAAGCAGATCTATTCTGTTGATCAAACCAGAAGGAACAG tatcAGTCTTAGAGAGCTGAAAACTGTCCTTCCCCAAGTAAACTTCAAAGTGAGCAGCATGAAGTTCTTGAAGGATAGATTTGCG GAAATAGGTgctcacaaggaagagcttaGTTTTGAACAGTTTCATTTGTTCTACAAGAAAATCATGTTTGAACAACAGAAATCG attCTTGATGAATTCAAAAAGGATTCCTCTGTGTTCATTCTTGG AAATACTGACCGTCCAGATGCTTCAGCAGTTCATCTCCATGACTTCCAGAGATTCCTGCTACGTGAGCAGCAG GAATCTTGGGCACATGATCTCAGTAAAGTCCGAGAACGAATGACAAAGTTTATTGATGACACTATGAGAGAAACTGCTGAACCCTTTCTCTTTGTTGATGAG TTCCTTACTTACctttttgcaaaagaaaacagtatttgggATGAGAAATATGATTCAATAGATGTGCAAGACATGAATAATCCTTTGTCTCACTACTGGATTTCTTCTTCTCATAACAC ATATCTGACAGGAGACCAGCTTCGAAGTGAATCCTCCACAGAAGCTTACGTCAGGTGCCTTAGAATGGGCTGTCGATGTATTGAGT TGGATTGCTGGGATGGTCCTGATGGGAAACCCATCATTTACCATGGATGGACACGGACAACAAAGATCAAATTTGATGATGTAGTACAGGCGATCAAAGATCATGCTTTTGTTGCATCTGA ATACCCACTCATTCTGTCAATTGAAGAGCACTGTAGCGTGGAGCAGCAGCGACACATGGCCAAAGTGTTCAAGGAGGTATTTGGGGATCAGCTTTTAATGAAGCCTGTTGAAGCCAGTGCAGATCAGCTACCATCACCAAcccagctgaaagaaaaaatcatcATCAAG cataAAAAACTGGGGCCAAAGGGAGATATTGATGTGAACTTGGaagacaagaaagaagaaaaaaaccagcaagGAGAACTTTACATGTGGGACACAATAGAACAG AAATGGACTCGGCACTACTGTGCTATTGCTGATGAAAAGCTTTCATTCAGTGATGATATCGAACAGAATGCTGATGAAGAATTAACAAAG GAGGTGAAACGTACTGAACTGCACTTAAAAGAGAAATGGTTCcatgggaaaatgaaagagggGAGAACAACTGCTGAGAAATTGCTCCAGGAATATTGTGCTGAAATGGGTGGCAAGGATGGGACATTCCTAGTTAGGGAAAGTGAAGCTTTCCCTAATGATTGCACCTTGTCATTCTG GAGGTCAGGTAGAGTCCAGCACTGCCGGATCCGTTCTTCGAGTGATGGGGACACTGTGAAATACTACCTGACGGACAACCTCACTTTTGATAGCATCTATGATCTCATTCAACACTACAAGGAAGCCCTCTTACGATGTGCTGAATTTGAGCTGCGCCTGACTGATGCTGTGCCTAATCCCAGCCCTCACGAGACTAAAGA TTGGTACTATAGCAACTTGAGTCGGGGAGAGGCAGAAGACATGCTGATGCGAATTCCTCGAGATGGCGCCTTTTTGATTAGAAAGAGAGATGAACCTGATTCGTTTGCCATGACTTTCAG AGCGGAAGGGAAGGTGAAGCACTTCCGAATTCAGCAAGAAGGTCGTCACTTTGTGCTTGGAACCTCAGCCTATTTTGAGAGTTTAGTGGAGCTGGTAACGTACTATGAGAAGCATCCGCTGTACAGGAAGATGAAATTGCGTTACCCGGTAactgaggagctgctggagcgctACAGCATG GAAAAAGATATTAACTCCCTTTACGATGTCAAGATGTATGTGGAACCCAGTGAAATCACCCCTACAGTG CCTCAGAGAACTGTGAAAGCCTTGTATGACTACACAGCCAAAAGAAGTGATGAATTGAGCTTCTCTCAAGGAGCTTTAATTCATAATGTCACAAAGGAAACAGGAGGCTG GTGGAAGGGGGATTATGGAGAAAAAGTCCAACACTATTTTCCATCTAATTATGTTGAAGACCTGTCATCTGAAAACTCTGCTGAGCTTGAAAACCAG ATTATCGAGGACAATCCATTAGGCTCTCTGTGTCGCGGCATACTGGTACTCAATTCTTACAATGTTG TGAAAATGCCACAAGGGAAACACAAAAAGCCTTTTGTATTCATTCTGGAACCTAAGAATCCAGAAGATCCATGTGTCGAGTTTGCAACTGATAAAGTAGAAGAACTCTTTGAGTGGTACCAAAGTATCCGTGAAATCACTTGGAAAACTACAGAAGAG GAGAACAGGAGGAAATACTGGGAAAAGAATCAGTTGATTGCTATTGAATTATCTGATCTGGTAATCTACTGCAAGCcaacaagcaaaaccaaggaCAACTTAG AAAACCCTGATTTCAAAGAAATCCGTTCTTTTGTGGAAACCAAGGCGGAGAGTATTGTTAAGCAAAAGCCAGCTGAGTTGTTGAAATACAACCTGAAGGGACTGACACGTGTCTATCCTAAAGGACAGAGGGTTGACTCATCCAACTATGACCCATTTCGCCTTTGGCTTTGTGGCTCCCAGATGGTGGCTCTTAACTTCCAAACTCCAG ATAAATACATGCAATTGAACCATGCCCTGTTTTCACTTAATGGACGCACTGGCTATGTTCTGCAGCCAGAAAGCATGCGAAATGAAGAATATGACCCAATGCCAAATGACTCGAAGAGGAAATTGCAGATGATTATGACAGTGAGG GTTTTAGGTGCTCGTCATCTCCCTAAACCTGGGAGAAGCATTGCTTGTCCCTTTGTAGAGGTAGAGATTTGTGGGGCTGAATATGATAACAACAAATTCAAGACAACAGTT ATGACAATGGTCTTAATCCGGTTTGGGCTCCCTGTCCAGAGCAAGTGA